Proteins co-encoded in one Waddlia chondrophila WSU 86-1044 genomic window:
- a CDS encoding IS630 family transposase: MKILLVAKSTSQHAVSMQFLTKQEREQLQAQHRFERDRRICDRIKAILLYDKGWTFPEIAEALLLSEGAIRNHIKEYQSHKKLRPEGGGSMEKLSDSESSELEKHLLEYTYLHVTSIVAYVNVRFGHHYSIPGMTSWLKRHGFSYKKPKLVPGKADKDEQQKWIDAYAKFKANLPGDETICFTDGVHPTHNVQLGYGWIKKGVDKLIPANTGRSRLNLTGSIDILSYKVFLQEDKTLNADATIRFFQSLEQHYSGKTRIHVFCDNAPYYRNREVTKYLKNSKIQLHFLPPYSPNLNPIERLWKWMKETVVYNTYYSDFYEFRQAIFGFFRTLSGLDPGSSLGSCFRSRVGDRFRAMGAPATP, from the coding sequence ATGAAAATTTTACTTGTTGCTAAATCGACTTCCCAGCATGCTGTTAGCATGCAATTTCTCACAAAACAAGAAAGAGAACAACTTCAGGCACAACATCGATTCGAAAGAGATCGACGTATTTGCGATCGTATTAAGGCAATACTGCTTTACGATAAAGGGTGGACCTTTCCGGAGATTGCCGAAGCTCTGCTACTCTCTGAGGGTGCTATTCGTAATCATATCAAAGAATATCAGAGCCATAAAAAATTACGGCCTGAAGGTGGCGGCAGCATGGAAAAGCTTTCTGATTCAGAATCCAGTGAACTCGAGAAGCACTTGCTTGAATACACCTATCTCCACGTTACCAGCATTGTTGCATATGTGAACGTGAGATTTGGCCATCATTATTCGATACCAGGAATGACATCTTGGCTTAAAAGACATGGATTTTCTTACAAAAAACCCAAGCTTGTGCCAGGAAAAGCCGACAAAGATGAACAGCAGAAATGGATCGACGCATATGCAAAATTCAAGGCAAATCTTCCTGGTGATGAAACGATTTGCTTCACGGACGGTGTTCACCCTACTCACAACGTTCAACTTGGATATGGATGGATTAAAAAAGGTGTAGACAAACTGATACCTGCAAATACAGGTAGATCCAGACTTAATTTGACCGGTTCCATTGATATCCTATCTTACAAAGTATTTCTTCAAGAGGACAAAACGTTAAATGCTGATGCGACTATCCGCTTTTTTCAGTCTCTTGAACAACATTATTCAGGGAAAACCCGGATACACGTTTTCTGTGATAATGCCCCATATTATCGGAACCGGGAGGTTACAAAATATCTAAAAAATTCTAAAATTCAACTCCACTTTCTCCCTCCCTATAGCCCAAACTTGAACCCAATCGAACGACTGTGGAAGTGGATGAAAGAAACAGTGGTCTATAATACGTACTACTCGGATTTCTATGAGTTCCGTCAAGCAATTTTTGGGTTTTTCCGTACTTTATCGGGTCTAGATCCTGGGAGCTCTTTAGGGAGTTGTTTTAGATCTCGAGTTGGAGATAGATTCCGAGCAATGGGGGCTCCCGCCACCCCCTAA
- a CDS encoding ABC transporter permease, producing the protein MTSWDKVWKQFCRHRLGIAALVVVGIFCLAGIYAPFLASSKPLIVRFDGQWYFPLFRYLFYTGFYTKPIDLFFNFLMLTLPLFLMAFSLGKKRWLPFLCMVQCAAFACLIIWPVKDPAFDSFKAKERQSKLSEMRKKGEYPTWSFDLSYLNDYGKLDQVLRYQLQKRHHEKILHDLEGKIEKISTLWAMEQQLLHERMERNQQLLDQYAPETPQYKQAISSLAYNRDKQLWLKQESDRLSWEVMPLIRPFHWEEDAGGNQEMNQFLPWWELTRINRKDLVSALIFGVRISLVVGLLAVSLAMAIGVPIGALAGYYGGKWDILVCRLLEIWESMPTFFMLLLVVAMTQSKSIFIVIAVVGLFGWTGFSRYIRGEFFKQRNLPYVEACRAMGFKDGRIIFTHILPNAIPPVLTLLPFAVMAAITSEAGLSFLGLGEEGSTSWGVLMDEGRSAFPGESYLLWPPAILLTLLLVAIALVGDAMRDAIDPKMQK; encoded by the coding sequence ATGACCTCTTGGGATAAAGTTTGGAAGCAGTTTTGCAGGCATCGATTGGGAATTGCCGCCCTCGTTGTGGTAGGAATTTTTTGCCTTGCAGGCATTTATGCTCCGTTTCTTGCTTCAAGCAAGCCGTTGATCGTCAGGTTTGACGGTCAGTGGTACTTTCCTCTTTTCCGTTATCTCTTTTATACGGGTTTTTACACGAAGCCGATCGATCTCTTTTTTAACTTTTTAATGTTGACGCTTCCGCTGTTTTTAATGGCTTTTTCTTTGGGAAAAAAACGGTGGCTCCCCTTTTTGTGCATGGTTCAGTGTGCAGCCTTTGCCTGCTTGATCATTTGGCCGGTCAAAGATCCGGCATTCGACTCTTTCAAAGCGAAAGAGCGGCAAAGCAAATTGTCTGAAATGCGTAAAAAAGGGGAATATCCTACGTGGTCGTTCGACCTCTCGTATTTAAACGATTACGGAAAGCTGGATCAGGTTTTGCGCTATCAGCTTCAAAAGCGGCATCATGAAAAGATTTTGCATGATTTAGAAGGTAAAATCGAAAAAATTTCTACGTTATGGGCAATGGAACAGCAGCTCTTACATGAAAGAATGGAGAGGAATCAGCAGCTTTTGGATCAATATGCTCCTGAAACTCCTCAATATAAACAGGCGATCAGCTCCCTTGCCTATAATCGGGATAAGCAGTTGTGGCTGAAGCAGGAAAGTGATCGCTTGTCCTGGGAGGTGATGCCTTTAATCCGTCCATTTCACTGGGAGGAGGATGCCGGCGGAAATCAGGAGATGAATCAATTCCTTCCGTGGTGGGAGCTGACCCGTATCAACCGCAAGGATCTGGTTTCTGCGCTTATTTTTGGAGTTCGTATTTCTCTTGTCGTGGGACTTCTTGCTGTCAGCTTAGCGATGGCGATCGGCGTTCCCATTGGAGCGTTGGCCGGGTATTATGGGGGAAAATGGGATATCCTGGTATGCAGGCTTCTTGAAATCTGGGAATCGATGCCGACTTTTTTTATGCTGTTGCTTGTTGTTGCCATGACGCAGAGTAAATCGATTTTTATTGTCATTGCCGTTGTTGGCCTGTTTGGCTGGACCGGCTTTTCCCGCTATATTCGCGGCGAGTTCTTTAAGCAGAGGAACTTGCCTTATGTGGAAGCATGTCGTGCGATGGGGTTTAAAGATGGACGGATCATTTTTACTCATATTCTTCCCAATGCGATCCCGCCTGTTTTGACTCTTTTGCCTTTTGCTGTGATGGCTGCGATCACAAGCGAGGCAGGTCTTTCTTTTCTGGGATTGGGAGAGGAAGGGTCAACCTCTTGGGGAGTCTTGATGGATGAAGGGCGTTCCGCTTTTCCCGGGGAGAGCTATCTGCTCTGGCCTCCGGCGATCTTGCTAACCCTTCTTTTGGTGGCGATTGCTTTGGTTGGCGATGCAATGCGCGATGCAATCGATCCAAAAATGCAAAAATAA
- a CDS encoding inorganic phosphate transporter, with protein MIIDNNLLFGVIIIAGFYMAWNIGANDVANAMGTSVGSGALTLRQAVMIAAVLEFSGAFFFGSHVTETIQKEIVDPDLFLYQPQVLIYGMLSALLSAGAWLQLASYLGLPVSTTHSIVGAVVGFGAVVGGIDAIKWVTVFKIVASWVISPLAGGVFAYYFFCFLRKKIFYSFNPVKAAQRITPLLVFLVAVIMTQIVGLSLIDKAAISISVKQALLFSIFLGAVSAAISYFFVQRMTVPQRDTEQRPQYGPEIVHSLHKATKHLMQVKSSSSGELHSDIACLLDKMENISSGISRKIEQTVSHSEYAAVEKIFSYLQIITAALMAFGHGANDVANAIGPLAAAVGTLTTGVIAMQLAIPSWILALGGGGIIIGLATWGWRVIETVGKKITELTPTRGFVAEFCAATTILVASRMGMPISTTHTLVGSVLGVGLARGIEALNLGMTRDIVISWVVTVPAGAGLSVCIFYVIQWIFH; from the coding sequence ATGATCATCGATAACAACCTTCTCTTTGGCGTCATTATCATTGCAGGTTTTTACATGGCCTGGAATATCGGAGCAAACGATGTCGCAAACGCTATGGGAACTTCAGTCGGCTCCGGAGCCCTCACTTTAAGGCAGGCTGTAATGATCGCGGCAGTTCTGGAATTTTCCGGAGCGTTCTTCTTTGGCTCCCATGTCACTGAAACCATTCAGAAAGAGATTGTCGATCCCGATCTCTTTCTCTATCAGCCGCAAGTTCTTATTTACGGAATGCTTTCCGCTCTCCTTTCAGCAGGCGCCTGGCTTCAGCTAGCCTCCTATCTTGGGCTGCCGGTCTCTACAACCCATTCCATTGTCGGCGCCGTTGTTGGATTCGGAGCTGTTGTCGGAGGGATCGATGCGATTAAGTGGGTGACAGTCTTTAAGATCGTTGCCAGCTGGGTAATCTCCCCGCTGGCCGGCGGTGTCTTCGCCTACTACTTTTTTTGCTTCTTGAGAAAAAAAATTTTTTATTCTTTTAATCCGGTGAAAGCCGCACAGAGAATCACTCCACTCCTTGTGTTTTTAGTTGCGGTAATCATGACTCAGATTGTCGGCCTTAGCTTAATAGATAAAGCTGCCATTTCCATTTCTGTAAAACAAGCACTCTTATTCAGCATTTTTTTAGGAGCTGTCAGTGCTGCGATCAGTTATTTCTTCGTGCAACGGATGACTGTCCCTCAACGCGACACCGAGCAACGTCCGCAATACGGCCCGGAAATTGTTCATTCCCTTCACAAAGCAACAAAGCACCTGATGCAAGTTAAATCCTCTTCATCCGGAGAGCTGCACAGCGATATCGCCTGCCTTCTCGACAAGATGGAAAATATTTCCTCCGGCATCTCCAGGAAAATTGAACAAACTGTTTCCCACTCCGAGTATGCGGCCGTGGAAAAAATATTCAGTTATTTGCAGATCATTACCGCAGCGCTCATGGCGTTTGGACATGGAGCCAACGACGTGGCCAATGCGATCGGTCCGCTAGCCGCTGCAGTGGGGACACTGACAACGGGCGTGATTGCGATGCAGCTTGCGATCCCTTCCTGGATTTTAGCGCTTGGCGGCGGAGGAATCATCATCGGATTGGCAACTTGGGGATGGCGCGTCATCGAAACGGTCGGAAAAAAGATCACCGAGCTCACTCCAACACGCGGATTTGTTGCCGAGTTCTGTGCCGCAACAACAATTCTTGTCGCTTCACGCATGGGGATGCCGATCTCTACGACGCATACTCTGGTCGGATCCGTTTTAGGCGTCGGCCTTGCTAGAGGAATTGAAGCGCTGAATTTAGGAATGACAAGAGATATTGTGATCTCTTGGGTTGTGACTGTACCTGCCGGAGCGGGGTTGTCCGTTTGTATTTTCTATGTCATCCAATGGATCTTCCACTAA
- a CDS encoding TIGR00153 family protein — protein sequence MNALLNLFGRSPFSPLDTHMEEVSRCVYLLRDLFKALKNKDYEQVEKIAQKISKQEHQADLTKNDLRNHLPKRIFLPIARESLLHILAIQDSIADRAEDVAVLTTLKELEMIELFRAEFDEFLDKNIETFEGAKKIIKELHELLETTFGGVEAEKVRQMVHQVAIKEHEADVVQRKMLKALLKAEGQMSYTTFHVWQKILEELGAIADLSENLAYQVRMTLELK from the coding sequence ATGAATGCTCTTCTCAATCTATTTGGACGCTCTCCTTTCTCGCCATTAGACACACACATGGAAGAGGTTTCCCGCTGTGTTTATCTATTAAGAGATCTTTTCAAAGCTCTGAAAAACAAAGATTACGAACAGGTTGAGAAAATCGCTCAAAAGATCAGCAAGCAGGAGCATCAAGCCGATCTGACAAAAAATGATTTGCGGAATCATCTGCCAAAACGGATTTTTCTTCCCATTGCGCGTGAAAGCCTCCTTCACATCCTTGCCATCCAAGACTCGATCGCCGACAGGGCGGAAGATGTGGCCGTTTTGACAACCTTAAAAGAATTGGAAATGATCGAGCTCTTCCGCGCTGAATTCGATGAGTTCCTTGATAAAAATATCGAAACATTTGAAGGCGCCAAAAAAATCATCAAAGAGCTGCACGAACTTCTCGAAACGACATTCGGGGGAGTGGAAGCGGAAAAAGTGCGCCAGATGGTGCATCAGGTAGCGATCAAAGAGCACGAAGCCGATGTTGTTCAGCGAAAGATGTTGAAAGCTCTTCTCAAGGCTGAGGGACAGATGAGCTACACAACCTTCCATGTCTGGCAAAAAATTTTGGAAGAACTAGGTGCTATCGCCGATTTATCTGAAAACCTCGCATACCAAGTAAGGATGACCTTAGAGTTGAAATAA
- a CDS encoding ABC transporter ATP-binding protein has protein sequence MMIEPVLSVRNLVTPIQIGNNVFSVVDGISFEMKSGKTLAIVGESGSGKSLTALSIMRILPSPPCLPSKGEVVYKGKNLLELPEKQMRKIRGADIAMIFQDPSACLNPVYTIGDQLVEVAELHLDLWGEEAEEKAAQALNEVGISDARKRLEDYPHQLSGGMKQRVMIAMALMCEPDLLIADEPTTALDVTIQAQVLALMRKLQQEKGMAILLITHDMGIVAEMADEVIVMYTSQAMEKGSVYEIFDQMAHPYTMGLFGSRPSSYAGGGRLLPIEGSVPPLANYPKGCRFHPRCPYVMEKCCSGLVPEFPVGRSKSHLSKCWLGDERTSSES, from the coding sequence ATGATGATTGAGCCAGTATTAAGTGTCAGGAACTTGGTGACTCCAATTCAGATTGGGAACAATGTTTTCTCTGTTGTCGACGGAATTTCGTTTGAGATGAAATCGGGGAAAACGTTGGCAATTGTTGGAGAATCAGGCTCAGGGAAGTCTTTAACGGCTTTGTCGATCATGAGGATCCTTCCCTCTCCTCCTTGCCTCCCTTCCAAAGGGGAAGTGGTCTATAAGGGAAAAAATTTGCTTGAGCTGCCGGAGAAGCAGATGCGCAAGATCAGGGGGGCAGACATTGCAATGATTTTTCAAGATCCTTCGGCTTGCCTCAATCCTGTCTATACGATAGGTGATCAACTGGTCGAAGTGGCAGAGCTGCATCTCGATCTATGGGGAGAAGAGGCGGAAGAGAAAGCTGCGCAGGCATTGAATGAAGTCGGTATCTCCGATGCTCGGAAACGGCTGGAAGATTATCCCCATCAGTTATCTGGAGGGATGAAGCAGAGAGTCATGATCGCGATGGCCTTGATGTGCGAACCAGATCTTTTGATTGCCGATGAGCCGACAACAGCTTTAGATGTGACGATTCAAGCTCAGGTGCTTGCTTTGATGCGAAAGCTTCAGCAAGAGAAAGGGATGGCGATTTTGTTGATTACTCACGACATGGGGATTGTCGCTGAGATGGCCGATGAGGTGATTGTGATGTACACTTCCCAGGCGATGGAAAAAGGGAGTGTCTATGAAATTTTTGATCAGATGGCACACCCTTACACAATGGGGTTGTTTGGCTCCCGCCCCTCTTCTTATGCTGGCGGGGGCAGGCTGCTTCCGATCGAAGGCTCAGTACCTCCCTTGGCCAATTATCCGAAAGGATGCCGCTTCCATCCCAGATGTCCTTATGTGATGGAAAAATGTTGCAGCGGGCTGGTTCCCGAATTTCCCGTAGGGCGTTCGAAGTCTCATTTAAGCAAATGTTGGTTAGGAGATGAACGAACCTCTTCTGAAAGTTAA
- a CDS encoding ABC transporter ATP-binding protein → MNEPLLKVKQLKKYFPVYDGFFRRIVDQVKAVDGVDFSVHTGKILGLVGESGSGKSTAARAAIRLIEPTCGEIFFEGKDLLAFGKEKLLCARREIQIVFQDPLSSLNPRKTIRQSIGEALIYHGLVSSESEMSDRVAHVLERVGLSSEAMGLYPHQFSGGQQQRICIGRAIAMNPRLIICDEAVSALDVSIQAQILNLLMELKESLNLSYLFISHDLSVVRYLCHDVAVMHKGKIVEQGNVEEIFLDPQQEYTKKLLAAIPISHPRKRANLL, encoded by the coding sequence ATGAACGAACCTCTTCTGAAAGTTAAACAGTTGAAAAAATATTTTCCTGTTTATGACGGGTTTTTTCGTCGCATTGTCGACCAGGTAAAAGCTGTGGATGGAGTCGATTTCTCTGTTCACACAGGAAAAATTCTTGGATTGGTGGGGGAGTCCGGCAGCGGAAAAAGCACGGCAGCGCGCGCTGCTATTCGATTGATCGAGCCGACCTGCGGCGAGATCTTTTTCGAAGGGAAAGATCTTCTCGCATTTGGTAAGGAAAAACTGCTTTGTGCCCGAAGGGAGATTCAGATAGTTTTCCAAGATCCTTTGTCTTCCTTGAATCCGCGGAAGACGATTCGGCAGAGTATCGGAGAGGCGCTTATCTATCACGGCTTGGTCTCTTCTGAAAGCGAAATGAGCGACCGGGTCGCCCATGTCTTGGAGAGAGTGGGGCTCTCTTCTGAAGCAATGGGGCTTTATCCCCATCAGTTTTCTGGAGGGCAGCAGCAAAGAATTTGTATCGGGCGGGCGATTGCGATGAATCCCAGGCTGATTATTTGCGACGAAGCGGTTTCCGCTCTTGATGTTTCTATACAGGCGCAAATTCTCAATTTGCTGATGGAATTAAAGGAGAGCCTTAATCTCAGTTATCTTTTTATCTCGCATGATTTGTCCGTTGTGCGCTATCTTTGCCATGATGTCGCTGTCATGCACAAGGGGAAGATTGTGGAACAGGGGAATGTGGAAGAAATTTTCCTGGATCCTCAGCAAGAATACACAAAAAAACTTCTGGCAGCCATACCGATCTCCCATCCTCGTAAAAGAGCCAATTTGCTATAA
- a CDS encoding MFS transporter, with the protein MKTDLHHQRTRAAFMWSRILRTPFWAIYTMLPFILFRDLNASPFQIAVTVALKPMVSIFSMYWSAAVRQRRDLLVSNIIWAGVLGLLPFFFFPFVDSPWFFIASFGFFMLLHRGVIPAWMEILKLNIPNTSREKVFAWGSALGYLGDGILPFLFGALLDGYFQAWRWIFPLTALIGLIPILFQARILVRFEVAEQPKRIPFKQSLVQPWVSAWMLIKERSDFRSFQVGFMLGGAGLMIMHAVLPAFFMGVLQLSYKELAIALTLCKGIGFAATSQFWAKWMSKVDIYRFSSVVTLMAFLFPFCLLAAQMHLYWIYTAYIVYGVMQAGSELSWNLSGPIFSGDEDSSLYSSVNVVTVGLRGCIAPGLGSYLVTLMSSASVLLIGGGFCLLAFIFMASYSKTQRQAKVYSGIV; encoded by the coding sequence ATGAAAACTGACTTGCATCATCAAAGAACCCGTGCGGCATTTATGTGGTCCCGCATTTTGCGAACGCCATTTTGGGCGATCTATACAATGCTGCCATTTATTCTATTCAGGGATCTCAACGCGAGCCCGTTTCAAATTGCGGTGACGGTTGCACTAAAACCGATGGTCTCTATTTTTTCCATGTACTGGAGCGCTGCAGTCAGGCAGAGAAGAGACCTTTTGGTCTCCAATATTATTTGGGCTGGAGTATTGGGACTCTTGCCGTTTTTCTTTTTTCCGTTTGTTGACAGTCCCTGGTTTTTTATCGCTTCGTTCGGTTTTTTTATGCTGTTGCACCGAGGAGTGATTCCTGCTTGGATGGAGATTCTCAAGCTCAACATTCCTAATACATCCCGAGAAAAAGTGTTTGCCTGGGGATCGGCTTTAGGATATTTGGGCGATGGAATTCTCCCTTTTCTTTTTGGTGCTTTACTCGATGGTTATTTCCAGGCATGGCGTTGGATCTTTCCTTTGACTGCATTGATCGGATTGATTCCGATCCTTTTTCAAGCGAGGATTTTAGTGAGGTTTGAGGTGGCTGAGCAGCCGAAGAGGATCCCTTTTAAGCAATCACTGGTGCAGCCTTGGGTCAGTGCATGGATGTTGATAAAAGAAAGGAGTGATTTCCGCTCTTTTCAGGTGGGATTTATGTTAGGGGGGGCAGGGCTGATGATTATGCATGCAGTTCTTCCTGCTTTTTTCATGGGGGTTCTGCAACTTTCTTATAAAGAGCTCGCGATTGCCTTGACTTTATGCAAAGGGATTGGCTTTGCCGCGACTTCTCAATTTTGGGCCAAGTGGATGTCTAAGGTTGATATCTACCGCTTTAGCAGTGTTGTGACGTTGATGGCGTTTCTATTTCCCTTCTGCTTGCTGGCTGCTCAAATGCATTTATACTGGATTTACACCGCCTACATTGTTTATGGAGTGATGCAAGCGGGCAGCGAGCTAAGTTGGAACCTGTCCGGTCCGATCTTCTCAGGAGATGAGGACAGCTCCCTTTACAGCAGTGTGAATGTTGTCACTGTAGGTCTTCGGGGATGCATAGCCCCTGGACTTGGCTCCTATCTTGTGACCTTGATGAGTTCGGCTTCTGTGCTCCTTATCGGAGGAGGGTTCTGTCTGCTGGCTTTTATTTTCATGGCTTCCTACAGCAAAACGCAAAGGCAAGCTAAAGTCTATTCAGGTATAGTGTAG
- a CDS encoding pseudouridine synthase — MNKKRIAKHLASCGIASRRKCEDLIFAGKVSVNGEVVRQPQLLVDGSEKITVSGKKVNRQEKKVYFMLNKPLNTLCSPNGKKGSKLVTDLFEGVKERLFTVGRLDKETTGLLIVTNDGEFTNQVIHPSSNIQKEYIAKTDCEISNDHLKAIAAGTSVEGVFVQPLSVKKVRKATLKVVVGEGKKREVRLLIAAAGLEVRALKRTRIGSLTLGSLPIGHWRSLTERDKQLIFE, encoded by the coding sequence ATGAATAAAAAACGGATTGCAAAACACCTGGCTTCCTGCGGAATCGCTTCGCGCCGGAAATGCGAAGACCTGATTTTCGCCGGAAAAGTCTCCGTAAATGGAGAGGTTGTCCGCCAACCTCAACTATTGGTGGATGGCAGTGAAAAGATCACAGTAAGCGGAAAAAAAGTGAACCGGCAGGAAAAAAAGGTTTATTTTATGCTTAATAAGCCATTAAATACCCTCTGCTCTCCAAATGGAAAAAAGGGAAGCAAACTGGTCACAGATCTCTTTGAAGGGGTTAAAGAAAGGCTGTTCACAGTGGGGCGCCTCGACAAAGAGACTACAGGCTTGTTGATTGTCACTAACGACGGAGAATTCACAAACCAAGTGATCCATCCCTCTTCCAATATCCAGAAAGAGTATATCGCAAAAACTGATTGTGAAATCTCTAACGATCACTTAAAAGCCATCGCAGCGGGAACTTCGGTAGAAGGCGTTTTTGTTCAACCTCTTTCCGTAAAAAAAGTGCGCAAAGCGACCCTTAAAGTCGTTGTCGGAGAAGGAAAAAAAAGGGAAGTCCGCCTCTTGATTGCTGCAGCAGGGCTTGAAGTGCGCGCACTTAAACGAACGCGGATTGGCAGTCTAACTCTTGGCTCCCTTCCAATTGGGCACTGGCGTTCCTTGACAGAACGGGACAAACAGCTCATTTTTGAGTGA
- a CDS encoding 2,3-bisphosphoglycerate-dependent phosphoglycerate mutase codes for MSRLILMRHGESEWNKLNQFTGWVDVSLSKKGIEEAIEAGKEIKDIPIDVIFMSTLIRSQLTAMLAMSQHSEGKVPVVMHKTDEKLKEWGKIYSDEAKEKTIPCFVSWEINERMYGELQGYNKKKTAEKFGADQVKVWRRSYSTPPPSGESLQMTAERTIPYFENTIVPFLREGQNVLVSAHGNSLRSIMMDLDALSEEEVVSLEIPTGKPIIYSYENGNFIRK; via the coding sequence ATGAGTCGACTAATATTGATGCGCCACGGTGAGTCGGAATGGAACAAGCTCAATCAATTTACCGGTTGGGTTGATGTTTCCCTCTCTAAAAAAGGGATCGAGGAAGCTATTGAAGCGGGAAAAGAGATTAAGGATATTCCCATCGATGTGATCTTTATGTCCACTTTGATCCGTTCCCAGCTGACCGCGATGCTTGCGATGAGCCAGCATAGCGAAGGGAAAGTTCCTGTTGTCATGCATAAAACAGATGAAAAGTTGAAAGAGTGGGGAAAAATCTACTCTGACGAGGCAAAAGAGAAGACGATTCCGTGTTTCGTCAGCTGGGAGATCAATGAACGGATGTATGGGGAGCTGCAAGGCTACAATAAAAAAAAGACAGCAGAGAAGTTTGGGGCAGATCAAGTAAAAGTCTGGAGAAGGAGCTACAGCACTCCTCCTCCTAGTGGTGAAAGCTTACAGATGACTGCGGAAAGAACCATTCCTTATTTTGAGAACACCATTGTCCCTTTTTTAAGGGAAGGACAGAATGTTCTTGTTTCTGCGCATGGAAACTCTCTCAGATCGATCATGATGGATCTGGACGCCCTTTCTGAAGAAGAGGTTGTGTCATTGGAAATTCCCACAGGGAAGCCAATCATTTATTCCTACGAAAACGGTAATTTTATTAGAAAATAG
- a CDS encoding cysteine desulfurase family protein — MIYLDNSMAARPSKKGISAMMPYFTDYWASPSSPHAMGQQTTGMIRDAYQSLYDFLGAGKSDAVVFTSCGAESANHVFHSIYTDIALPRGKNHFITGKTSEAPALMAMHQLEELGCVGKCVDVDRQGQVTKELLGDVLSPRAALVSLSWGDGLTGVIQPVEEIAALCEERGILLHLDATHVLGKRYFTLEEVKADLISFNGSQIHAPQGTGALYIRHGLKISPFIAGGMEQAGLRGGDLNVPGLAALSVAAKEALDARDLVCTETARLRDRLEENVASQLEDVTIFYQDQERLPHLSCMGFPGVANEALLFLLNKKGVMACIGGGSFQQIGLVLMAAGVEETLAHSSMSFSLSRETTESEIDRASEMIVEAVKQLRKSSMGINL; from the coding sequence ATGATTTATCTCGACAACAGCATGGCCGCGCGTCCCTCTAAAAAGGGAATCAGCGCAATGATGCCTTATTTTACCGATTATTGGGCTAGCCCTAGTTCGCCGCATGCGATGGGGCAGCAAACGACAGGGATGATCAGAGATGCTTATCAATCCCTTTATGATTTTTTGGGGGCGGGAAAAAGCGATGCAGTCGTTTTCACTTCCTGCGGTGCAGAATCGGCCAACCATGTTTTTCATTCGATCTATACCGATATTGCTCTTCCTAGAGGGAAAAACCATTTCATCACGGGAAAAACAAGCGAAGCGCCGGCATTAATGGCGATGCATCAGCTAGAAGAACTGGGATGTGTCGGTAAATGCGTTGATGTTGATCGACAGGGTCAGGTGACAAAAGAGTTGTTGGGCGATGTGTTGTCTCCGCGAGCAGCTCTTGTCAGTTTGTCTTGGGGTGATGGATTGACAGGTGTGATTCAGCCGGTGGAAGAGATAGCTGCACTTTGTGAAGAACGTGGGATTCTCTTGCATTTGGATGCGACCCATGTTCTGGGCAAACGGTACTTTACCTTGGAAGAGGTAAAAGCGGATCTAATCAGCTTCAACGGTTCTCAGATTCACGCTCCTCAAGGTACGGGAGCGTTGTATATTCGACATGGCTTGAAGATCAGCCCTTTCATTGCCGGAGGGATGGAGCAGGCCGGCCTTCGCGGAGGAGATTTGAATGTTCCAGGGCTCGCAGCGCTTAGCGTTGCTGCAAAAGAGGCGCTTGATGCTCGCGACTTAGTGTGTACGGAGACTGCCCGCTTGCGTGACCGTTTAGAGGAAAATGTGGCCTCTCAATTGGAAGATGTGACAATTTTTTACCAAGATCAAGAGCGTTTGCCGCATCTTTCTTGCATGGGGTTTCCTGGTGTGGCAAATGAAGCGCTTCTCTTCTTATTGAATAAAAAAGGCGTGATGGCTTGCATCGGAGGGGGCTCTTTCCAGCAAATCGGCCTTGTGCTGATGGCAGCGGGAGTAGAAGAAACGCTGGCGCATTCTTCGATGAGCTTCAGCTTGTCGAGGGAAACGACAGAATCCGAGATCGACCGTGCTTCGGAAATGATTGTGGAAGCAGTGAAGCAATTGCGTAAATCTTCGATGGGGATAAATTTATGA